aaagtagtgtaatacaaataggtgtgggtaatatatgtaaaataaaaagaaaaagattacaaataaaaacttccttcaaataatcaaacagtactagaataagtaaaaggtattaagatgcaaagattataacaaaccaagaaacactctccaagtgtaaacttgcatttgttctatgatgcacctAAAGCATAACATGCACTAAGGCTGattacaatagaatgcacactcaatgtgattcaaggcaggcttttacacttttttactgtggccagatttggctgtcaggtttggttggctttgtgcctTCTAGATggctaccatcttatttcataaatacttctCGGTTTCTCAAACATATCTCACCAGCCAACTCTGTGTGCgctgcttatttcttttcttttctaacctcacggttaacacttctatatatggtcatacttcctgCAACTTCTCAGGCTGTTATTATATGGAACTGAAGCTTTCTTTCGCCATGGAATTtgacagcaagctataaaacactgcgcATGCAGGTTACTCCCCGCGAATACACAGAAGGCTTTACTTTTACCCTAACCCggtgtctgataacatctcttGCATGCCGCTGGCTCACAACACCGTCCACGGAAGACAACAGTAGTAGATGACTAAAGGCAGAAAGACTCACGAACAAACATCAGCTGAAGACAGCTGAAGTTAAAGCCTGGCAAAGCATCAGAAAGGAGGAAACCCAGTCTCTGGTGATGTCCATGGGCTCCAGACTTCAGGCAGTCATTGCCTGCAAaggattttaaacaaaatattaaaaatcaacattttatttatgattatattcatttgtcCAATTACATTTGATCCCCTGAAAATGTGGAGACTGTGCATAAAAATGGTTGCAGCTCCTGAAcctattactttttaattttatccAATCCCTTGCATTAAAGCTGAACATCTGCTCTTCAAAtgcatctttttatttattttttttttttttcaatttattctgTGGCATACATATGAAAATTGTgcatgtgtccaaatatatatggacttaactgtgtgcatgtgtccaaatatatatggacttggtgtgtgtgtgtgtctgtgtgtgtgtgagacagtgattAATAACCAGTTTATATGTTGATTTCCAGATTCTGGCAGTCACACACAACTATCACAATCACACTGCATTGCTCTGCTTTGAGTACAacagagtgtacagtgtatcagACTCTGTTGTTCAGCTGTTGTCTTGTTTATCTATAACAGAATCTACTTATAGACCCCACAcgccactcacacacactcttcaccctcctgccgtctggaaaaaggtaccgaagcattcgggccctcacgaccagactgtgtaatagtttcttcccacaagccatcagacttctcaataactgaactacaacatacacacacacacatcatctgtatggattGCACAGAcccacagaaaacacacacactgacacatcatactgtttacatgctgcttacaatccatcaaactgttttacatgctgttttgcacacttttctgctgtttttgcacaaactgtccaacatttcatcCGTTTTGgcacatattttacaatatctcagccattttgcacatactatacaacatttcagtcatttgctgttttttgcacaattctatatactgtattatcctaaggacctgctgctaagaaactgtgttcattctaatgttactgcacgaaatattgtttgaacattcagtattcacacacagtatatacacactggTCTGttggcactgtttctgttactgtatattttcttttctatattgcattttttttgtagtttttgtattgtcttgtaactttgtacctgcactgttttttgtcctgcactgtcttttgtcctgcactgtcttgtttgtcttgtcctgcacagtttgcaccaggttgtaTGACTCCTGAATGTTGTCTTTACATTCCTTTCTGTGTTGCTTGTAATCTACTATCAGGGTTAAACATGGGCTCGGTTTATAATGTACCCAGACGATCGGGGAACACCGGGCCTCCTAGTAGTGGACCTAGGAGTATAGAATACAGTTCTCGAGCCACAGATGTGCTCAAATGGATGTTTTACATCTAAACAGTGTAGGTTAATGTTGTACAACCACAGAGTTCTGTTACTAACCTCCATACATTGCTGGGTGTtggtctgtatatttttattcaaatactCACTTTGTATACCTTGGGTTAAATACTACTAAGACTTATAAcaactctaataataataataataataataataataataataataataataataataataatccttgtGTGTACAGAGAGGTTGCAGCAGAAAAATACACTAGTAAGTTAAAAGCTGTggctttctctttgtttatgAACGGCTCCTATTGTGTGAGCGCTGGTCTTAGACCCGCCTCCTTGCCTGTTCTCAACTAGGTCCAGGAGATGGATAAATATTCGGTCTCTGTGTGGTGCATTTTATTGAGCGGTTTCACTTCAAGAGAGCAGCATCATGTCTGGTAGGGGTAAAGGCGGTAAGGGACTCGGCAAAGGGGGCGCAAAGCGTCATCGTAAGGTCCTTCGCGATAACATCCAGGGAATCACCAAGCCGGCTATTCGCCGTCTGGCTCGCCGTGGCGGTGTTAAGCGTATTTCCGGCTGATTTACGAAGAGACTCGCGGTGTGCTGAAAGTCTTCTTGGAGAACGTCATCCGTGACACCGTCACCTACACCGAGCACGCTAAAAGAAAGACCGTCACCGCCATGGATGTGGTGTACGCCCTGAAACGCCAGGGACGCACTCTGTACGGCTTCGGCGGATAAACGTTCAACACCGAACCACGTCAAcacaacggctcttttaagagccacccaaaTATCCACAAAGAGACGTTccttatttactgtgtgtgtgtggacgcaaATGACGTCAAAAGCTGTATAAAGTAATAtccaatatatatttatataatagatGGTCATTAGTACAATATAATCTTGATTGATTTATATACAGCTCTATATTTTTATgtcatatattgtgtgtgtgagaaatgcgtgtaaagtttgttttttccccccttttcttTTGTCATAAAGCACAAAGTTGAGTGTAAAACGGCAGAAGGGGAACAAAGCACAGAGGGGACAGTGGGGGAGGAGTAAGTGTGTAGGAGAAACGGGAGGAGGCGCTCCGCATCAGGAACTTTGGGATTATGACCAATAACACACGTTTGTTCTCTTGTGCCTAATTAcaatgtcagactgtatatacaGCAGCCGCTAGGTGGGTGTTTCTCATTCTCTCGCAGTTCGCGCGAACAGCAACACCATGCCTGAACCAGCTAAGACTGCGCCCAAGAAGGGATCCAAGAAAGCCGTGACCAAGACGGCAGGGAAAGGCGGCAAGAAGCGCAGAAAGACCAGGAAGGAGAGTTATGCTATCTACGTGTACAAAGTCCTGAAGCAGGTGCACCCCGATACCGGGATCTCCTCTAAGGCCATGGGCATCATGAACTCGTTCGTCAACGACATTTTTGAGCGCATCGCCGGTGAGTCTTCTCGTCTGGCTCACTACAACAAGCgctccaccatcacctctaGGGAGATCCAGACTGCCGTGCGTCTGTTGCTTCCCGGAGAGTTGGCCAAGCACGCCGTGTCTGAGGGCACGAAGGCCGTCACCAAGTACACCAGCTCCAAGTAAAACGCCATCTTTATCAacacaaaggctcttttaagagccacccacttTTTCATACAACGTGCAAATCTTCTTTCTgcttgtgacacacacacatcacttttTTCCACGTATGTATTTCATCAGTGCTtctgtattttaatttgtaatttcaattggttttgctgtttttttatttttattctttcaagTATCATGTGTTTTACAATCATAtgtttaagtaataaaaaaataattttgatcATATCTGCTTTTCAAGTTGTAGACACATTTACAAGCATCCATCAGCAAAACATTTTCCAAGGTAAATTGTTTTTGTCGGTTCatgttcttttgtgtttttagctcaCAAATTGTTTGTACACTACCTCAGCAGGAATATGACACTGGTTTGTattgacaatacaaacaattagCCAGTGAAGTTCCATCACATATTTGCTagcttactgtatattattaaaatagttttttttttttcattcacatttatattaaaatctaAGTTTTTCATTTTATGCCCTATTTCTGCTGATTGTGTACAATTTATAaagttatttttctttctctttaaaatcatttacattacagcatttgtcagactctcttatccagagcgacgtgcgttaatgctggttcactaggttacatacttaagataccatgagtttaaaactttttcattgtaacatTGAACAATGTTTTGAAGTTCCCTGTTAATTTACAGGGCATTCTTTTGTAATTGAgctatataaacatatttatttaactccacatcacacataggcatgggcgatatggctgaaaactgtatcacgatatcagtcgATATTGATATTTATGATccttttaaaataaggacc
This DNA window, taken from Tachysurus fulvidraco isolate hzauxx_2018 chromosome 23, HZAU_PFXX_2.0, whole genome shotgun sequence, encodes the following:
- the LOC125140062 gene encoding histone H2B; translation: MPEPAKTAPKKGSKKAVTKTAGKGGKKRRKTRKESYAIYVYKVLKQVHPDTGISSKAMGIMNSFVNDIFERIAGESSRLAHYNKRSTITSREIQTAVRLLLPGELAKHAVSEGTKAVTKYTSSK